In the genome of Candidatus Hydrogenedens sp., the window CCATTCTTATGGCGGAGAAATTAGTTTTATAATAGATGACGAAAAAATTGAAGTTACGGTTAAAGATACAGGACCCGGTATTCCACGAATAGACCTGGCTATTCAGGAAGGATATTCTACGGCACCCGACGAAGCAAGAGAAATGGGGTTTGGAGCGGGAATGGGTTTACCCAACATAAAGAAAAATTCGGATTATTTTGTTATTCATAGTGAAC includes:
- a CDS encoding anti-sigma regulatory factor; this translates as MITGSYPVKRGDYLSGGQVSSKIKEILCKLGIASEIIRKIMIAVYEAEMNVIIHSYGGEISFIIDDEKIEVTVKDTGPGIPRIDLAIQEGYSTAPDEAREMGFGAGMGLPNIKKNSDYFVIHSE